The region AAGCATTGGAAATTTACGAGCAGTTGATAGAACGTTATCCGGATTCTGAGCTGACTAAGCAAGTTAAAATTAAACTTAATGCATTAAAAATAGCTAAAAAAGAAGAAGAAAGAAAACGTAAAGAAGCCGCTGAGCAAATAGCTTCGGAATCTGCAGAAGAAGACACAACCAATTTAAAAATTGAGGGAATTGATTCGGAATCTACTGAAGAGGACACAACCAATTTAAAAATTGAAGAAATTGATTCGGAATCAAAAAAGATAGAAGAATTAGATGATATAGATCCAAGAATAAAAAAAACACGCTTTAAAAATAAAAACGAGGCTGAAAAAAATCCAAAAATAGAAACCGATCCACGAAAAAAGAACTTAAAGAAAAAAGACGATAAAAAATCCAATCCGAAAAAGAAGGTTCAGCCGGAGCAACTTCTTTGAGTAAAAATTATGTCTATCATTCGGAATTAATTGAAAAAGAATGGCTTAACGATTCTTATTTTACTCTTCGTTTTTTTTGTCCGGAAATTGCACAAATTTGTCTACCCGGACAATTTGTTAACCTAAAAATGTCAGATTTGTACGACCCCCTCCTAAGACGGCCAATGAGCATTTACAAATGCAACCGTCAAGAGGGATGGATCGAATTTTTGCTAAAAGTGGTAGGGAAGGGCACTTTGGGATTCTCGACTGTAAAAAAAGGAGAATTTTTTGGTTTATTTGGTCCTTTAGGGAATGGATTTAATAGCAATGAAATTCAAAGCGCTATTCTTATTGGGGGTGGAATTGGAATTGCACCATTAGTGTTTTTGGCTGAGGAGCTGGCTGGAAATGGCATCTCCATAAACTTCATCCAGGGTTTTCGTTCAAAAAATGAATACTGTTGTGGAGATGAAATTATGCCCTTTGTGAACCAACTGTTAATTTCAACTGATGATGGCAGCTTTGGTATTCAAGGTGATGTTGCGCAAGTGCTAAATAAATTGATCGCCGAAAATAGTAGTCTTAAAAATTCGACATTATTGGCTTGCGGACCCAATCAAATGATGGAATCTATCGAAAAAATTTGCTTATCTCAAAATATAAAAGCCCAGTTTTCTGTCGAAACACACATGGCATGCGGCTTCGGAGTTTGTGTCGGTTGTCCCATGCCAAAATCCGACGGATCCGGCTATTATTTGTCATGTATCGACGGTCCTGTTTTTAATTTGGGTGAAATAAAGTTTGAGTAAATTGACTGTTAAACTGGGGCCATTAGAATTAGAAAATCCAATTTTAACCGCTTCAGGGACTTTTGGTTACGGAAAAGAATTTGCAGAATTTATCAATCTTGACAGACTAGGAGGAATCGTTACAAAATCTCTTACTCCCAATCCTCGCCCCGGAAATCCACCTCATCGTGTGGTAGAAGTTACAGGAGCCATGCTCAATTCAATTGGTTTGGCCAACGTTGGCGTAGATTTATTTATTCAGGATAAAATGCCATTTCTCCAAACCTTGGAATGCAAGGTTATCGTCAATATTGCAGGTGAGAGCCTTGATGAATACTTAATTGTCCTCACAAAATTAGAAACTGTTAATAATGGAATTGATGCATATGAAATAAATCTGTCATGTCCAAACGTAAAGGAAGGTGGTAGGACTTTTGGCAAAGATCCCAGACAAGTACATCGAATTACGTCGGCATTACGGGAATTGACGAATAAACCGCTGATTATCAAATTGACTCCGGAAGTATCAGATATCGGTGAATTGGGGCTTGCAGCGCAAGAAGGTGGAGCGGACATCATTTCTGCAATAAACACGTTTATCGGGATGGCAATTAACACAAAAAAAAGAAAAGCGGTTTTGGGAACCATAACCGGTGGATTCTCTGGACCAGCACTAAAGCCGTTAGCTCTAGCAAAGGTCTATGCCCTTAGCCAGGTCGTTTCAATACCCATCATAGGAATCGGAGGTATTTTTACAGTAACCGACGTCGTTGAATTTCTATTGGCGGGGGCCTCTGCGGTTCAAATAGGGACCGCAAATTATATTGAGCCGAAAATCAGCGAAAAACTGGTTGATGATCTACATCAGTATTGCGAAGAAAACAAATTAGAATCTATCACGGAATTAATCGGAACCCTCTAAAAGAAAATCAAAATGGCATTTGCACAGCTTAAATCTCGAGTCCTCGTTACAATTGTCGGGGCGCCTATTGTTTTGTGTTGTGTATATTTTGGAAACTGGCCTTTCCTTATATTCATTGCGGCGATATTTGTCCTATCGTTAAGGGAATTCTTTGAGCTATCTAAAAATAAGGGTGTCGTTCCCAATTTATTAATTTCTATTATAGCCGGTTTGCTACTTTTATATGACATGTATTTTTCTCGCGGCGAATATTTTATACCTATCATCAGTGTTTATCTGGTTCTCATCAGCATTTTACAATTATGGGAAACCAGGGGGTCGCAGATTCAAAATCTCTCCGTTAATTTTTTTGCTGTCGGATATTTAGGAATGCTGCTAAGTTTTTTTGTTGGGATCCGCCAATTACCCCTTGATTTGAATATTGACTATAACCAGGGCGGAATTTGGGCTATTACTATATTGGCGATTTTTTGGATTGGGGATACGATAGCTTATTTTGTAGGAAGCAGCATAGGAAAACATAAATTGGCGACAAGAGTCAGCCCAAAAAAAACAATCGAGGGTGCGATTGCAGGATTTATCTCCATGCTTATGGTGGCGTATTTATCCAAAATGTTATTTTTACCGGAATGGAGTTGGTTAGATGCTACTGTCATCGGTGTAATTTGCGGAACTGTTGGACAAATGAGTGATTTGGTCGAATCGTTATTTAAACGGGATGCTGGTGTAAAAGACACCTCGAATATCCTGCCAGGACATGGTGGTATATTCGATCGCTTTGATGTCCTTTTTCTTGTCTCACCCCTCATTTTCTTTTATTTAAAATACTTTTCCTCGGTAAGCCATTGATAAAAAAATTGCTCGGATGGTTCATAGCATACAGGAAGTGTTGCCGTGGGAGTGGGATATGCTTCCGAAGAAGTGCTCTCTACGAAATTAGGAACTTATATAGCTGGTTGCGATCGGAATTCATAATATCACCGAAGGACTGGCTGTTACCATCCACTTGAGCAAGTATCAAGAAATGTTTATAGCTACTTTTTTCACAAGCTTACCACAGCCAATGGCAGCTATTCCTGCTGGGATTGCTTCCTGGTTTTTTCAAACCGCTCATGACCGTTTTGATGGGGTTTGCAGCAGGAGTTATGATTTTCTTGATTTTACTGGAGCTTATTCCCTATGCATTGGATTTTGAAAAGCCGGTAAAAATAGCCAGGGCATTTACCGTAGGTTTTGCTTGATGTTCTTTATCCAGGTGATGTTGCAATACCTGAAATTTCAACCCGGGAATGGTTCTAATTCTTCCGGGTTTTCTTTCCTGTTCTCCTTTGCCATACTGTCAACCTCAGCGCTGACTTTGTCGAGAAATTCCAGAAATCTATCCGGATTCGTCTGATAATAAGAAAGAATTAGTTCGTATTTTTCTAGGGTAATTTTATTTTTTTTGAGCAATGGAATAAATCTTGAGGTATAATCTTCTTCTCTTGGGTAGAGCGTTTTTATGATCATTATTTCAGCATAAAGCTTCACAAACGATTCCTCATCGACAGGAAGTCCAATTTCAGGGTCTTGACTTTTTTGACAATGGATTAGATTAACGGATAGAAAAACTAAGAATAAAAATATTAATTTTGTTTTATAATTTGACATAATCTTTGAAAAGTTAGTTTATATTATAAATTCAATTTGACTTAAATTAAGGTAAGCTTTTGCGAAAAACCAATCAATCTTAACCCTTGGATTGTGAATATTTCAGAGAACCTAGAACATAACAATAATTAAATATTTCAGTTGTTGAATTTTATTGAAATTAATAGTTGCTTTTTTATTGAATTAAATATAAGTTAAGCGCCTAAGTAATATGTACACCTGTTTTATGCTTTTATATGTTCAAATCTAATAATGCCCTTTTAATAAGCTTCACATATAGAATATAATCAAAATTCATATATATTGGTAAATGGCAAATCTGATGGATCATGGGATGTAAAAGTTGTAGACTTAGTTGTACAAGTCAAAATAAATTAATGTAAGGATTTAGTATATGGAAACAGGAACAGTAAAATGGTTCAATAGCTCTAAGGGTTATGGATTCATCAATCGAGAAGAGGGCGAAGACGTATTTGTCCATTTTAATGCCATCGTAAGTGAGGGTTATAAATCATTGGAAGAGGGAGACAAAGTCCAGTTTGATGTCGAACGTGGACCTAAAGGCTTACAAGCAACTAACGTTTCAAAAGTATAGTTAAAAGAATTTCTTTTATACCCCCTGGTTGGATATCAGCCAGGGGTTTTATTATTTGGATCAATGCTTCCTTCTGATAATTCTGCAAAGTGGGAATACCCGGGGTTATGTATACCCTCAATATTATAATTCCTTCCACACAATGAGATTGATGATTTAAAGCCTATGTCGTATTCAGTTAGTAAATAAAAAGTTATACCATAACCTCGACATGAAGAGGTTGTGTAAAAATGCAATATCATCACAAAAGCACAATAACGTTCAACTTTTTGTCTCATTAATATAGGCAGAGAGGGTCATGATATTGGAATTATCCTGAAGCTAAAAAAAGTAGAGGAGATTGTCCAAACTACAAAGATGAATGTTATTTGATTCTAGTTATTTGAAGGCACCCTTATTTACTTCCTGACTTATTTTTATTTTCCCGAACAATCCCCGAAAAACCTCAGATCGACAGATGTGTTTAATCCAATATAAAATATACTCGCATTTTTTGTTGCTTATCACATCAACAAGTCGGCACATTAGCAATCCCTTTTCGTAACAACCACACAAATAATTCCGATCCCGAGAAACGTTGAGGGGATGAATATATCCGAGAGTATTTTTTCTCATCAGTGAAAAGCAGATAGTGAATATTTTGCGGCAATACATAAAATATTATAACTCAAACGCCACATTAAGGGATAGCTTAGAGGATTCATTGGGTTACAAATCCCAGAGTAATGGGATAGTTAAAAGAATTTCTATTTTGGGTGGTTTATGCAACCATTGTATAAGGGATGCGGCGTGATGGATAGAATTTATCCCCTCATCGGATCCACTTGATTACAAAGTTCCTTGCAACTTTTTACTAATGGGCAATAACTGATTTAGTCATATAATATAATGATAAAAATATAAAAAGTTTACTTTCGCGCGCTGCTAGATTAACTTTTTTTCATCAGTAATACCTTTAATATATTTAGGACCATTAGAAACTATAATCTCTACAAAAAAATTAAAAATTATTTTGATTAAGTTAAATATGGCAATGAAAATGAGCCTCTCAAGGCTGCTCATTTTCATCTTGCACTCAACCTGTAAGTAATTGTAAATATTTAAAAACAATAGAAAAAAGTATTTCCTTTGATTATAATTCATAAAGCAAGAAAATAGATTCATGAGACGTTGACCATGATACTGAATGAACGTCAAGATACCTATATGATGGAAGTGGATATTAAAAAAGCCATTATTAAACGTTCCAAAGAATTAATTGCTGTTGTTGACGGCAGTAAATTTAGTCAGGTCGGCCTGGCATCCTTTGCCTTTCCAGAAAGAATTAATCCCATCGTTACCGATGTGAGTACAACCAGGGAAGCAGTAAAAGCTTTCCGGAAAAAAGGCATTGAAGTTTTAATTTCCCAAACACAAAGCCGGCAAGATTAATTATGGAAACTTCGGACAATTACCGCTATTTGCAAGAAGACCTTGCGAAAAGTGGATTAGACATTGAAATTATAAAGAGCAAACTGAAAGCTCAGCTAATCGAAACCCCGAGCTGGGGATACGGAAACAGCGGCACCCGGTTCAAGACTTTCGCCTGGCCTGGAGCCGCACGAAATATCTATGAAAAAATAGTTGATGCGGCATACGTGCACAAGCTCACTGGAATAGCGCCCTCAATTGCCCTTCATATTCCATGGGATAAAACGGATGACTGGCAGTTCCTGGGTAAATTTGCCAGGGAAAAGGGATTAAACATCGGGGCGATCAATCCCAATGTGTTTCAAGATGACCAATACAAGCTGGGGTCACTGTGCAGTCCTTTTGCCAAGTCGCGTGAACATGCCGTTGCCCACATGGTGGAATGCTGCGACATCATGAAAGCAACCGGCAGTGATATTTTAAGCATCTGGCTGGCGGATGGGACCAACTATGCCGGGCAAGATGACCTTTCCCTTCGTAAAGAGCGACTGGAAGAAGGGCTGCGAACCATCTATGCAAACCTGCCCACAAATAGCCGCATGCTCATTGAATATAAATTTTTTGAACCGGCGTTCTACCATAGCGATCTTGCCGACTGGGGTATGGCCTATGTGATGGCCTGTAAATGCGGTAAGCAAGCAGAAGTCCTTGTCGATACCGGTCATCATGCCCAGGGCACCAATATTGGCCATATTGTTGCCTTTTTATTGAGCGAAGGGAAACTAGGTGGTTTTCATTTCAACGCCCGGAAATATGCTGACGACGATCTTATTGTGGGCACACAGAATCCTTACGAGCTCTTTGACATATTTACACAATTGGTTGTCAATGAACAGCGTGCGGCAAGCATAGCCTACATGATCGATCAAAGCCACAATATTGAACCAAAACTGGAAGCGATGATTTACAGTATTATGAACTGCCAACAGGCATACGCCAAAGCGCTCATTGTCAATTACACTGCCTTGCGTGCTGCTCAGGAATCTGGCGATGTTCTGGGTGCCCATCGCTTACATACAGAAGCTTTTGAAACGGATGTGCGCCCCCTGTTAGCTCAGGTAAGAATAGAGATGGGATTGCATCCCGATCCGATTGAGGCTTATCGCATGGATGATTATGAAGACAAAATTACTCGAGAACGCGGTACGGAAACTGGCAGCGGTGGGTATCCGACAGACCGCTAACGTCATATCTTTGTTTCGGACCACTCACTCACTCACTCAAGTTTCTTGAAAGTTACAAATGTTAAATCACTAAATTCCGTTTCCAAAACACACTGAAATAACACACATTGAAAGCAATTTCTGTTCTAGGTATAGACCTTGGCGCTAAGTCTGGTCGGGTGATGGCTGTTCATTTAAACGATAATGGACTGGAACTCTCCTCGGTGCATCGTTTTTTAAACCGCCCGATTATGATCCGCAATACTTTGCATTGGAATATTTTACAGCTCTGGCAGGATATCCAGGACGGCATTGATAAAGCAAAAGACCTGTCCTCCGCCAGCATCGGGGTAGACACGTGGGGTGTAGATTTTGCTCTTCTGGACAATCACGATCAGCTGTTGGGTATTCCAGTGCATTACCGCGATCATCGCACCGATGGCATAATGGAAAAAGCCTTCCGGAAGGTATCCCGGGAAGAAATTTTCCAACAAACGGGTATTCAGTTCATGCCTATCAATACCATTTATCAGTTGTATAGCATGGTCTTGAATGGATCAGCGTCACTTCGGCTTGCTCACACCTTTCTTACCATACCGGATTTGTTGAATTTTTGGCTAACGGGTGTAAAAACCTGTGAATTTACCAATGCCACCACCACCCAGCTATATAATCCGACAGTTGGTAACTGGGCAAAACCCGTCCTTGACAAGTTGGCCATATCTGAAACGATTTTCCCATCCATTACATTGCCGGGCACTCGACTCGGTAAATATCATGGTATACCCGTAATTGCCCCGGCCTGTCATGATACTGGTAGCGCGGTCGCTGCCATTCCGGCTAAAAATCCGGATTATGCTTATATCAGCAGTGGTACCTGGAGCCTTGTGGGTATCGAAATCGAAAACCCGATTATCAGTCCAGAAGCACTTGAGGCGAACTTGACCAATGAGGGTGGTGTAGAAAATACGTTTCGGTTGTTAAAAAATGTAATGGGATTGTGGATTTTCCAACAATGTCGCAATACTTTTACAAAAAAAGGTAAGTTACTAAGTTATCAACAACTTATGGCTTTAGCAAGCCAGGCGCTGCCATTACAACATTTCATCAACCCCAATGACCTGATGTTTTTACCACCCGGGGATCACCCTCAACTCATTCAGAGCTTCTGCAAGGAAACCGGGCAGTCGATTCCCGAAAACGAAGGAGCCATTATCCGCTGCGTTCTGGAAAGCCTGGCATTCTCCTATAGGAAGGTTTTAACGGATATACTGCAGATATCCGGACGTGAAGTAAACATCATTCACATTGTAGGGGGAGGATCAAAAAACGTACTGCTCTGCCAGATGACCGCTAATGTCACGCATTTGCCGGTGGTTGCCGGGCCCGATGAAGCAACAGTGCTTGGCAATGCCTTGACGCAACTCATTGCGTTGGGTGAAATTAGTAACATTCATGAAGCGCGACAGTTGATTGCAAAAATGGGCGTTTTGAAGCATTACTTTAGTCATGACCATGACCAATGGGATAAGGCCTATGAGAGGTTTTTAAAAATTATTGCCAAACATAAGTAAATTAAAAGCCAAGTCGGAAAAAAGTGAAGCAATGTTGTTTGGGATCAAATGTGACTTATCTATACAATTTGGAGTGTGAAATGTCAAACTTTAATAGAAACGATTTCCAACATGTGAATTACGCCTGGGATGACTCCCGGGTAGAGGCGCTAGATGCGGTTGAACATCTGGTTTATCGCTCAAACATTCTGGGCGACGACCTGCGAATTACCAATACTTGTGGCGGTAACACCTCATCAAAAATTTCCATGAAAGATCCTCTTACCGGTGAAGAGATCGAAGTGTTATGGGTAAAGGGTTCCGGGGGAGATTTACGTACGTCTACCAAGGCGAATTTTGCTTCTCTTTACCTTAGTAAATTAAAGAACCTGAAAAGAATCTATGATCAGGCTGCGGTTAAAGGTGTCAAAAGTCCCATTGAGGATCAGATGGTGGCCATTTATCCGCATACGGTTTTCAACCTGAATCCCCGCGCCAGTTCTATTGATACGCCTTTGCACGCCTTTGTTCCTTTTAAGCATGTCGATCACATGCACCCAAACTCCGTCATTGCCGTTGCCGCCTCCCGTGATGGGAAGCAATTAACACGGGAAATATACGGCGATGCAGTTGGCTGGATTGACTGGCAGCGTCCTGGCTTTGACCTGGGTATAAAGATCGAAGCGGCGTGTCGAGAGAATCCGCAACTGAAGGGTTTGGTAATGGGGCAGCACGGCCTGATCAACTGGTCCGATGACCATAAAGAATGCTATGAACTGACCCTGGAACTGATCGAAATAGCGGCTCGGTACATCGAAGCCAATGACAGGGGAGAACAGACGTTTGGCGGTCAAAAATACCCTGTATTAAATAGCACAACGAGAGAAGATTTATTATTCAAATTGTTACCTCGTTTGCGCGGAATGGTGTCACAGGAGCAAAAGTTTATTTCTACGGTCCAATCGGATGATGCCATTTTGCAGTTTGTTAATAGTAACGATGCGGAAAGGCTTGCGGAAATTGGTACCTCATGCCCGGATCATTTTTTACGCACAAAAATTAAACCGTTATATATCGACTGGAACCCCGCAACTGAGAATGTTGACGAGCTGTTAAAGCAATTCCATACCGGTTTAGTTCGTTATCGGGAAGATTATATTGCATACTATAAAGCCTGCAAGTATCCCGACTCTCCCCTGATGCGAAATCCCAACCCCACCGTGATACTAATCCCTGGGTTGGGCATGATCACCTGGGGAAAGAACAAAAGTGAGTCACGGGTGACGGCCGAATTTTACAATTGCGCCGTGGAAGTCATGCGTGGCGCGGAAGCGATTAGCGAATACGTTGCTTTACCACGACAGGAAGCTTTTGACATCGAATACTGGCTACTCGAAGAAGCCAAATTGAAACGGATGCCCCCGGCAAAAGAATTTGCGCACGATGTTGTTGTGGTTATCGGGGCCGGAAGTGGTATAGGCAATGCCACCGCGAATTGCGTTGCCAAATACGGCGCACATGTGGTCTGTGCAGATCTGGATGGTGATGCAGCCGTGCAAACAGCAAAAGAACTCACCGATATTTACGGATTGGGCATTGGAGTTGCGGGTAGCGGGATTTCCACCTGCGGACCAGCCATTGGTTTATCCGTAGATATCACAAACCGGGAAAGTATCCGGAAACTGTTTAAGGATACGATACTTGCTTATGGCGGCATCGATCATGTGATTATCACTGCGGGCATTTTTGTACCACCCTCAAACGAAGGCAGCATACCAGATGAGATGTGGGGTAAAACCTTTGACGTCAACGTAATCGGTTGTTATTTCGTTGCCGATGAAGCCCAGAAAATCTGGAATTCACAAAGATTGAAAGGCAGCATGGTAATTACTACCAGCGTTAATGCCGCCATTTCTAAAGAAGGATCTATTGCCTACGATGTCAGCAAAGCGGCAGCCAACCATCTGGTGCGAGAATTGGCTATTGAAATGGCGCCCAATATTCGGGTCAACGGACTTGCGCCGGCAACTGTCCTACATGGTAGCAATATGTTTCCCCGTGATCGTGTTATCAGTTCTTTGGTAAAATATGAAATTCCATTTTCAGAAACGGAATCCACTGAAACACTGCGCGACAAGTTGGCCAAATATTATGCTCAACGAACCCTAATTAAATCACCGGTCACAATGGAAGATCAGGCAGAAGTAGCCTGTCTGTTAATCAGCAATAAATTCAGTAAAACCACCGGTCAGATTATTAGCGTGGATGGGGGCTTGCATGAGGCGTTTTTAAGGTAGTAATGTAATGCCAGGATAAAATTTATCCGAAAAATTGCCGGTTTCACTGATCAATTTCCCGAACAGCAAACCTGTACCACAATCTGAAAAATTATCTATCCATCCAAATCTCCAAACAAAGTCAAGAAAATCATTGATTTTGAATTTTTCAACTAATACTATCCAATATCGTTTACCCTGTGAGATAAATGCACGATTTCTTAGAAATAATTGGAACCAAGAGAGAACTTCAACATGATGATAAATTTTCCATCTACATTATCTCACAGGCAAACTATCTGCTGAGGAGAACCGATAATGATTGGCAAGACAATTTCACAATATTAGATTTTAGAAAAACTTGGCGAAGGCGGCGTTAGTTAGTGAAGTCTATAAAGCGTATAATAATGAACTAAGATGATTCAACGATTATTTGTATACGGAACCTTGGCGCCAGGAAAGCCGAATGAGCATTTGCTGGAAGAAATCGGTGGTTCCTGGCAAAAAGCCTCGGTGAGGGGAACGCTGATTCCAGAGGGTTGGGGCGCAACGTTAGGTTATCCCGCGATAGTGCTTGATAAGTTAGGTGACGAAGTTGATGGCTTTCTGTTCAGTTCGAATAAACTCTCGACGCAATGGGCGAGCCTCGATGAGTTTGAGGGTGAATGCTATGAGCGGGTCTTAACAACGGCAATACTCAGCGACAAGAG is a window of candidate division KSB1 bacterium DNA encoding:
- a CDS encoding dihydroorotate dehydrogenase electron transfer subunit, coding for MSKNYVYHSELIEKEWLNDSYFTLRFFCPEIAQICLPGQFVNLKMSDLYDPLLRRPMSIYKCNRQEGWIEFLLKVVGKGTLGFSTVKKGEFFGLFGPLGNGFNSNEIQSAILIGGGIGIAPLVFLAEELAGNGISINFIQGFRSKNEYCCGDEIMPFVNQLLISTDDGSFGIQGDVAQVLNKLIAENSSLKNSTLLACGPNQMMESIEKICLSQNIKAQFSVETHMACGFGVCVGCPMPKSDGSGYYLSCIDGPVFNLGEIKFE
- a CDS encoding gamma-glutamylcyclotransferase — protein: MQRLFVYGTLAPGKPNEHLLEEIGGSWQKASVRGTLIPEGWGATLGYPAIVLDKLGDEVDGFLFSSNKLSTQWASLDEFEGECYERVLTTAILSDKSTVEAYVYTLKRK
- a CDS encoding DeoR/GlpR transcriptional regulator; translation: MILNERQDTYMMEVDIKKAIIKRSKELIAVVDGSKFSQVGLASFAFPERINPIVTDVSTTREAVKAFRKKGIEVLISQTQSRQD
- a CDS encoding dihydroorotate dehydrogenase: MSKLTVKLGPLELENPILTASGTFGYGKEFAEFINLDRLGGIVTKSLTPNPRPGNPPHRVVEVTGAMLNSIGLANVGVDLFIQDKMPFLQTLECKVIVNIAGESLDEYLIVLTKLETVNNGIDAYEINLSCPNVKEGGRTFGKDPRQVHRITSALRELTNKPLIIKLTPEVSDIGELGLAAQEGGADIISAINTFIGMAINTKKRKAVLGTITGGFSGPALKPLALAKVYALSQVVSIPIIGIGGIFTVTDVVEFLLAGASAVQIGTANYIEPKISEKLVDDLHQYCEENKLESITELIGTL
- a CDS encoding rhamnulokinase; the encoded protein is MAVHLNDNGLELSSVHRFLNRPIMIRNTLHWNILQLWQDIQDGIDKAKDLSSASIGVDTWGVDFALLDNHDQLLGIPVHYRDHRTDGIMEKAFRKVSREEIFQQTGIQFMPINTIYQLYSMVLNGSASLRLAHTFLTIPDLLNFWLTGVKTCEFTNATTTQLYNPTVGNWAKPVLDKLAISETIFPSITLPGTRLGKYHGIPVIAPACHDTGSAVAAIPAKNPDYAYISSGTWSLVGIEIENPIISPEALEANLTNEGGVENTFRLLKNVMGLWIFQQCRNTFTKKGKLLSYQQLMALASQALPLQHFINPNDLMFLPPGDHPQLIQSFCKETGQSIPENEGAIIRCVLESLAFSYRKVLTDILQISGREVNIIHIVGGGSKNVLLCQMTANVTHLPVVAGPDEATVLGNALTQLIALGEISNIHEARQLIAKMGVLKHYFSHDHDQWDKAYERFLKIIAKHK
- the rhaI gene encoding L-rhamnose isomerase encodes the protein METSDNYRYLQEDLAKSGLDIEIIKSKLKAQLIETPSWGYGNSGTRFKTFAWPGAARNIYEKIVDAAYVHKLTGIAPSIALHIPWDKTDDWQFLGKFAREKGLNIGAINPNVFQDDQYKLGSLCSPFAKSREHAVAHMVECCDIMKATGSDILSIWLADGTNYAGQDDLSLRKERLEEGLRTIYANLPTNSRMLIEYKFFEPAFYHSDLADWGMAYVMACKCGKQAEVLVDTGHHAQGTNIGHIVAFLLSEGKLGGFHFNARKYADDDLIVGTQNPYELFDIFTQLVVNEQRAASIAYMIDQSHNIEPKLEAMIYSIMNCQQAYAKALIVNYTALRAAQESGDVLGAHRLHTEAFETDVRPLLAQVRIEMGLHPDPIEAYRMDDYEDKITRERGTETGSGGYPTDR
- a CDS encoding phosphatidate cytidylyltransferase gives rise to the protein MAFAQLKSRVLVTIVGAPIVLCCVYFGNWPFLIFIAAIFVLSLREFFELSKNKGVVPNLLISIIAGLLLLYDMYFSRGEYFIPIISVYLVLISILQLWETRGSQIQNLSVNFFAVGYLGMLLSFFVGIRQLPLDLNIDYNQGGIWAITILAIFWIGDTIAYFVGSSIGKHKLATRVSPKKTIEGAIAGFISMLMVAYLSKMLFLPEWSWLDATVIGVICGTVGQMSDLVESLFKRDAGVKDTSNILPGHGGIFDRFDVLFLVSPLIFFYLKYFSSVSH
- a CDS encoding bifunctional rhamnulose-1-phosphate aldolase/short-chain dehydrogenase: MSNFNRNDFQHVNYAWDDSRVEALDAVEHLVYRSNILGDDLRITNTCGGNTSSKISMKDPLTGEEIEVLWVKGSGGDLRTSTKANFASLYLSKLKNLKRIYDQAAVKGVKSPIEDQMVAIYPHTVFNLNPRASSIDTPLHAFVPFKHVDHMHPNSVIAVAASRDGKQLTREIYGDAVGWIDWQRPGFDLGIKIEAACRENPQLKGLVMGQHGLINWSDDHKECYELTLELIEIAARYIEANDRGEQTFGGQKYPVLNSTTREDLLFKLLPRLRGMVSQEQKFISTVQSDDAILQFVNSNDAERLAEIGTSCPDHFLRTKIKPLYIDWNPATENVDELLKQFHTGLVRYREDYIAYYKACKYPDSPLMRNPNPTVILIPGLGMITWGKNKSESRVTAEFYNCAVEVMRGAEAISEYVALPRQEAFDIEYWLLEEAKLKRMPPAKEFAHDVVVVIGAGSGIGNATANCVAKYGAHVVCADLDGDAAVQTAKELTDIYGLGIGVAGSGISTCGPAIGLSVDITNRESIRKLFKDTILAYGGIDHVIITAGIFVPPSNEGSIPDEMWGKTFDVNVIGCYFVADEAQKIWNSQRLKGSMVITTSVNAAISKEGSIAYDVSKAAANHLVRELAIEMAPNIRVNGLAPATVLHGSNMFPRDRVISSLVKYEIPFSETESTETLRDKLAKYYAQRTLIKSPVTMEDQAEVACLLISNKFSKTTGQIISVDGGLHEAFLR
- a CDS encoding cold-shock protein is translated as METGTVKWFNSSKGYGFINREEGEDVFVHFNAIVSEGYKSLEEGDKVQFDVERGPKGLQATNVSKV